Proteins from one Gimesia maris genomic window:
- a CDS encoding AI-2E family transporter, translating to MVRLVSLTVILCLILALGIMFFKVIMPFILPLFLAAVVAMISQPLLNYFIRRTNGHVRFAAGLTTTIIVSAILIPLCVGIFLGSLQLFTTIVNTLDEANWNKTVQTIREKVEISNDKFQQFVDWSHEYLQYDIDSLVTSGKSGEPKISEDFIRKNLQATLVPIAKRSLGVAASTVGLLGTLFSALIAWIMFIIALYYFLADGYLLIESTQSLIPVHVDYQRRLIDQFQKVVRAVVIATFLAAIGQGLTTAIALSIVGFDHFIVFLILATITSMVPLLGSWLIWLPCAIWLMYQGDWGSAIFLILIGTLVVGTMDNIIRTYVLQSDAKLHPLLAFVSVLGGLQVMGLWGVFIGPIVASCLHALIQIFNTELKAFSQEKFQSQGLLETMAEVQSEPQSAETDEKPAESPRSESPAEASKEAEKAESKPASEPVKTSPQKKKKRRR from the coding sequence ATGGTTCGACTCGTTTCGCTAACGGTAATTCTCTGCCTGATTCTCGCTTTGGGGATCATGTTCTTCAAAGTGATCATGCCATTCATCCTGCCTCTGTTCCTGGCAGCAGTGGTGGCAATGATCAGTCAGCCTTTGCTGAATTATTTTATTCGACGTACCAATGGTCATGTCAGATTTGCAGCCGGGCTCACGACGACCATCATCGTTTCCGCCATTCTGATTCCCTTGTGTGTGGGAATCTTTCTGGGTTCGCTGCAGTTGTTTACGACGATTGTCAATACACTGGACGAGGCAAACTGGAATAAAACCGTTCAAACGATTCGCGAAAAAGTCGAAATCAGTAACGATAAATTTCAACAGTTTGTGGACTGGTCGCACGAGTATCTGCAATACGATATCGACTCTCTGGTGACTTCGGGTAAATCGGGTGAGCCTAAGATTTCAGAAGATTTTATCCGCAAGAATCTGCAGGCAACACTGGTACCGATCGCCAAGCGTTCTCTGGGTGTCGCGGCTTCGACGGTCGGCCTGCTGGGGACTTTGTTCTCGGCGTTGATCGCATGGATCATGTTTATTATCGCTCTTTATTATTTTCTGGCAGACGGATATCTGCTGATTGAATCTACTCAGTCACTGATTCCCGTACATGTGGACTACCAGAGGCGGCTCATAGATCAGTTTCAAAAAGTCGTCCGCGCTGTGGTGATCGCGACGTTTCTGGCAGCCATCGGGCAGGGGCTCACGACGGCGATTGCGTTATCTATCGTGGGTTTCGATCACTTTATTGTTTTTCTGATTCTGGCGACCATCACTTCCATGGTGCCTTTACTGGGTTCCTGGCTGATCTGGTTGCCCTGCGCAATATGGCTGATGTACCAGGGAGACTGGGGGTCTGCCATCTTTCTGATCTTGATTGGAACCCTGGTAGTGGGCACGATGGATAATATTATCCGGACTTATGTGTTACAGAGCGACGCGAAACTCCATCCGCTGCTGGCGTTCGTCAGTGTGCTGGGAGGACTGCAGGTCATGGGGCTCTGGGGCGTGTTTATTGGTCCGATTGTGGCCTCCTGTCTGCATGCTCTGATTCAGATCTTTAATACGGAACTGAAAGCCTTTTCCCAGGAAAAGTTTCAGTCGCAGGGTCTGCTGGAAACCATGGCAGAAGTTCAGTCTGAACCACAGTCTGCCGAAACAGACGAAAAACCAGCTGAGTCACCCAGAAGTGAGTCTCCTGCAGAAGCTTCAAAAGAGGCTGAGAAAGCGGAAAGCAAACCCGCTTCAGAACCAGTGAAAACGTCTCCGCAGAAGAAAAAGAAACGTCGCCGATAG
- a CDS encoding type II secretion system F family protein, with amino-acid sequence MQFTYTARNTSGQNQTGELVADSREEAVAKLRQEGLYLLALEESDTSTTNTISIAQKKRVPRKEIIYFTNQMAIMVDAGVPVATALEGISKQIENPVLAEILAHIQKSVESGSDFSAALADFPRQFDRTYVNLIKASEASGTMPQMLNRIAAQAEEEQETIQQVKGALMYPAIMLVMCVGICIFLLTYVFPKLMPMFASRGAAIPAPTKIMIMVSTAITSYWYLILLFLAAFVGVFCYVRKQVWGKSAFDWVLIRMPVFGSMLKKLAISRSIRTLATTVNAGVPMLEALELSSGVTDNVHFRQSWLEISELVTTGKQIHEAMEGKTLFPPTMQQMIASGESTGRLGMVLNKLSDYFDREVKIAIKSATTLIEPVMVVCMGSIIGFIALSMLLPIFTLSTSH; translated from the coding sequence ATGCAGTTTACATATACAGCACGCAATACAAGTGGCCAGAACCAGACCGGTGAGCTGGTTGCGGATTCCCGGGAAGAGGCCGTCGCAAAACTGCGGCAGGAAGGCCTGTACCTGCTGGCGCTGGAGGAATCAGATACCAGTACCACTAATACGATCAGCATCGCACAAAAAAAACGGGTTCCCCGTAAGGAAATCATTTATTTCACCAACCAGATGGCCATTATGGTCGACGCCGGTGTGCCTGTAGCCACTGCCCTGGAAGGCATTTCGAAACAGATTGAAAATCCTGTTCTGGCAGAGATATTAGCACATATTCAAAAAAGTGTAGAATCCGGTAGTGACTTCTCGGCTGCGCTGGCAGATTTTCCCAGACAGTTTGATCGCACGTATGTCAATCTGATTAAAGCCAGTGAAGCCAGTGGTACCATGCCACAGATGCTGAACCGGATCGCTGCCCAGGCGGAAGAAGAGCAGGAAACCATTCAGCAGGTCAAAGGGGCATTGATGTATCCCGCCATCATGCTGGTGATGTGTGTTGGTATCTGTATTTTTCTGCTGACATATGTTTTTCCAAAACTGATGCCGATGTTCGCCTCACGCGGAGCCGCGATACCGGCACCGACCAAAATCATGATCATGGTCTCAACGGCAATCACTTCCTACTGGTATCTGATTTTACTGTTTCTGGCAGCCTTTGTGGGTGTCTTCTGTTATGTTCGAAAGCAGGTCTGGGGAAAATCCGCCTTTGACTGGGTTTTAATCCGCATGCCTGTCTTCGGTTCCATGCTCAAAAAACTGGCGATCAGTCGCAGTATTCGTACTCTGGCAACCACAGTCAATGCCGGGGTTCCCATGCTGGAAGCACTCGAACTCAGCTCAGGCGTGACCGACAATGTGCATTTCAGACAGAGCTGGCTGGAAATCAGCGAACTGGTGACAACGGGAAAACAGATTCATGAAGCGATGGAAGGAAAAACACTGTTCCCTCCCACCATGCAGCAGATGATTGCCTCTGGTGAATCGACGGGTCGCCTGGGTATGGTACTGAATAAACTCAGTGATTACTTCGACCGTGAAGTCAAAATCGCAATCAAATCTGCTACCACTCTGATTGAACCAGTCATGGTGGTCTGCATGGGTTCGATCATCGGCTTTATTGCACTCTCGATGTTACTGCCGATCTTCACATTGAGCACCAGTCACTGA